From Candidatus Methylomirabilota bacterium, the proteins below share one genomic window:
- a CDS encoding (2Fe-2S)-binding protein, with translation MSDVAVAVTVNGERHELTVPPWETLLECLRDRLGLLGTKKSCDVQVCGACTVLLDEEPVSACTLLAFEARGRRLRTIEGLAEGDDLHPVQEAFVEHGALQCGFCTPGMIMATVALLQENPTPTPDEVKHYMRGNICRCTGYKSILEAILAASRRLAPGAETGRGA, from the coding sequence GTGAGCGACGTCGCGGTCGCGGTGACGGTGAACGGCGAACGGCACGAGCTGACCGTGCCGCCCTGGGAAACGCTGCTCGAGTGCCTCCGCGATCGCCTGGGTCTCCTCGGCACGAAGAAGTCGTGCGACGTCCAGGTGTGCGGCGCCTGCACCGTGCTCCTCGACGAGGAGCCCGTGAGCGCCTGCACGCTCCTGGCCTTCGAGGCGCGGGGCCGGCGCCTCCGCACCATCGAAGGCCTGGCCGAGGGCGACGACCTCCACCCGGTGCAGGAGGCGTTCGTCGAGCACGGCGCGCTCCAGTGCGGCTTCTGCACACCCGGCATGATCATGGCGACCGTCGCCCTGCTCCAGGAGAACCCCACGCCGACGCCGGACGAGGTCAAGCACTACATGCGCGGCAACATCTGCCGCTGCACCGGCTACAAGTCGATCCTGGAGGCGATCCTGGCCGCCTCCCGGCGACTGGCACCCGGAGCCGAGACCGGGCGTGGCGCCTGA
- a CDS encoding xanthine dehydrogenase family protein subunit M — protein sequence MLRPFELAEPASVGEASALLARHGEAARLYAGGTELLLAMKEGLVHYDYLVNVKTIPGLGGLRRDGDGTLRIGAAATHRAVERDPVVREHFTALARMEADVANVRVRTVGTLGGNLCFAEPHADPGALLQVFDATVRLERAGRARTLPLEALFVGPFETCLEGDELLTEIAVPPLPPRSAAAYLKFGFLERPSVGVAVAVTVADGHFADARVAVGSVGPVPRRMREAEAVLREKAIAESPAALEEAGRLAARAADAVTDLHGSAEYKEHLVAVLLRRAFRQALASLGVREPS from the coding sequence ATGCTGAGGCCGTTCGAGCTGGCGGAGCCCGCCTCGGTCGGCGAGGCCTCGGCGCTGCTCGCGCGCCACGGGGAGGCGGCCCGGCTCTACGCGGGCGGCACCGAGCTGCTCCTGGCCATGAAGGAGGGGCTCGTCCACTACGACTACCTGGTGAACGTGAAGACCATCCCCGGCCTGGGCGGCCTCCGCCGGGACGGCGACGGGACGCTCCGGATCGGCGCGGCCGCGACCCACCGTGCGGTCGAGCGGGACCCGGTGGTCCGCGAGCACTTCACGGCCCTGGCCCGGATGGAGGCGGACGTGGCCAACGTGCGGGTGCGTACGGTGGGCACGCTCGGCGGGAACCTCTGCTTCGCCGAGCCCCACGCCGACCCCGGAGCGTTGCTCCAGGTCTTCGACGCGACGGTCAGGCTCGAGCGGGCCGGCCGCGCCCGCACGCTCCCGCTCGAGGCGCTCTTCGTCGGGCCCTTCGAGACGTGCCTGGAGGGGGACGAGCTGTTGACGGAGATCGCGGTGCCGCCGCTGCCGCCTCGCTCGGCGGCGGCGTACCTCAAGTTCGGCTTCCTCGAGCGCCCCTCGGTGGGGGTGGCCGTCGCCGTCACCGTCGCCGACGGGCACTTCGCCGACGCCCGCGTCGCCGTGGGCTCGGTCGGCCCCGTCCCTCGCCGGATGCGGGAGGCCGAGGCCGTGCTGCGAGAGAAGGCGATCGCCGAGAGCCCGGCCGCCCTCGAGGAGGCCGGGCGCCTGGCGGCCCGGGCGGCCGACGCCGTGACGGACCTCCACGGCTCGGCGGAGTACAAGGAGCACCTGGTCGCCGTCCTGCTGCGGCGAGCCTTCCGCCAGGCCCTGGCCAGTCTCGGGGTCCGGGAGCCATCGTGA
- a CDS encoding SRPBCC domain-containing protein produces MRIEREIRIAAPREAVWAFLWDVPRLATCIPGAREVRALEDGKRYAAVVAERVGPFKLHVPLEIEVLEAQSPEHLRARAGGRDASVDGLVKVDLDVTLAPAEGGTGLRLAADIVVFGKLGTLGHGVIVRKGGEIVDRFADAVRAQLERC; encoded by the coding sequence GTGAGAATCGAGCGCGAGATCCGGATCGCGGCGCCGCGGGAGGCGGTGTGGGCCTTTCTCTGGGACGTGCCGCGGCTGGCGACGTGCATCCCGGGAGCCCGGGAGGTGCGGGCCCTCGAGGACGGCAAGCGCTACGCCGCCGTCGTGGCCGAGCGAGTCGGGCCGTTCAAGCTGCACGTCCCCCTCGAGATCGAGGTGCTCGAGGCGCAGTCCCCCGAGCACCTCCGCGCCCGTGCCGGCGGTCGCGACGCCAGCGTGGATGGGCTCGTCAAGGTGGACCTCGACGTGACGCTGGCGCCGGCCGAGGGCGGGACCGGGCTCCGGCTGGCGGCCGACATCGTCGTGTTCGGGAAGCTCGGGACGCTCGGCCACGGCGTCATCGTCCGCAAGGGCGGCGAGATCGTCGACCGCTTCGCCGACGCGGTGCGGGCCCAGCTCGAGCGATGCTGA
- a CDS encoding ethanolamine ammonia-lyase reactivating factor EutA, with product MHDFPYPHEHEDHEGDPHGLPDEADPAWAVERIELKSVGIDIGSSTSHLTFSRLVLRRMSLSLSSRYRVVAREIVHQSPILLTPYRDSATIDAERLGAFIDETYQRAGFAREAVDTGAVIVTGEAAKKANAETVLGLFARDGGRFVCAAAGPRLEAIMAAHGSGAVARSRHAGPVLNVDLGGGTTKLAVCRDGEVVDTAVINVGGRLVAFEAGRLTRLEEAGAWLAEAVGRGLAPGDRFDDALARAMVDRMVECLFEVVERRPLSPLSRRLMHTEPLAGPDGMVALMFSGGVAEYVYGRERASFGDLGLALGAAIRRRLDGHPLGARLIEPEEGIRATVIGAAQYTVQVSGSTIFHPGAGRLTLRNLPVFPVRLDEPLAAPRVARAVRAAIDGHEAELSGGPIALAIRWEFGASYEELRALADGVLTALGHRTAPIVLAFDRDIARLVGRLLVEELGAGPDVVTVDELDLTGFDYIDVGDPLPVSGIVPVVIKSLVFRPAPILAGDPAR from the coding sequence ATGCACGACTTCCCCTACCCGCACGAGCACGAGGACCACGAGGGCGATCCCCACGGCCTGCCGGACGAGGCGGACCCCGCCTGGGCCGTGGAGCGGATCGAGCTCAAGAGCGTCGGCATCGACATCGGCTCCTCGACCTCGCACCTCACGTTCTCCCGGCTGGTCCTCCGGCGGATGAGCCTGTCCCTGTCGAGCCGGTACCGGGTCGTCGCGCGCGAGATCGTCCACCAGTCACCGATCCTGCTGACGCCCTACCGGGACTCCGCCACCATCGACGCCGAGCGCCTGGGCGCCTTCATCGACGAGACCTATCAGCGCGCGGGCTTCGCTCGAGAGGCCGTCGACACCGGAGCCGTGATCGTCACCGGCGAGGCGGCGAAGAAGGCGAACGCCGAGACGGTCCTCGGGCTCTTCGCCCGGGACGGCGGGCGATTCGTCTGCGCGGCCGCCGGCCCCCGGCTCGAGGCCATCATGGCCGCCCACGGCTCCGGGGCCGTGGCCCGCTCCCGTCACGCCGGGCCGGTGCTCAACGTCGACCTCGGCGGCGGGACGACCAAGCTGGCCGTCTGCCGCGACGGCGAGGTCGTGGACACCGCCGTCATCAACGTCGGCGGCCGACTGGTTGCCTTCGAGGCCGGCCGCCTCACCCGGCTGGAGGAGGCCGGCGCCTGGCTGGCCGAGGCGGTGGGACGCGGGCTCGCCCCCGGCGACCGCTTCGACGACGCGCTCGCGCGGGCGATGGTGGACCGGATGGTCGAGTGTCTCTTCGAGGTGGTCGAGCGCCGGCCCTTGTCGCCGCTCAGCCGGCGCCTCATGCACACCGAGCCGCTGGCGGGCCCCGATGGGATGGTCGCGCTGATGTTCTCCGGGGGCGTCGCCGAGTACGTCTACGGCCGCGAGCGCGCGAGCTTCGGCGACCTCGGCCTGGCGCTCGGCGCGGCGATCCGGCGCCGGCTGGACGGGCACCCGCTCGGCGCCCGCCTCATCGAGCCCGAGGAGGGGATCCGCGCCACCGTGATCGGGGCGGCGCAGTACACCGTGCAGGTCAGCGGCAGCACGATCTTCCACCCGGGAGCGGGCCGCCTGACCCTGCGCAACCTGCCCGTCTTCCCCGTGCGCCTCGACGAGCCGCTGGCCGCGCCCCGCGTCGCCCGCGCGGTGCGGGCGGCGATCGACGGCCACGAGGCGGAGCTTTCCGGGGGTCCGATCGCGCTCGCCATCCGGTGGGAGTTCGGCGCCAGCTACGAGGAGCTGCGGGCCCTCGCCGACGGCGTCCTGACGGCACTCGGCCACCGGACGGCTCCGATCGTCCTCGCCTTCGACCGCGACATCGCGCGCCTGGTGGGGCGGCTCCTGGTCGAGGAGCTGGGGGCCGGCCCCGACGTCGTCACCGTGGACGAGCTGGATCTCACCGGCTTCGACTACATCGACGTGGGCGACCCCCTGCCCGTCTCGGGCATCGTGCCGGTCGTGATCAAGTCGCTCGTCTTCCGTCCGGCGCCGATACTGGCAGGGGACCCGGCGCGGTGA
- a CDS encoding cupin domain-containing protein, which produces MSISNSPGTMRTTYQQWQEAEGLPVVRGFYVEDLRGVELRPWARKGGQGAFIDMEGTGGTNAAYVCEIPPGGKLAPQRHLYEEVIYVLTGRGATSVWLEGGPRLTFEWQAGSLFAIPLNAFHQHFNASGTQPARYYAVTSAPLVMNLFHNHDFIFDNPFVFRDRFTGEPDAFSGKGTFLASRIWEANFIPDVNTFQLIDWKERGAGGSNIMFELANNTLIAHISEFPVGTYKKAHRHGPGANVIILSGQGYSLLWPDGQPWTKVDWHDGSVFVPPDYWWHQHFNAGPTPARYLAIRWGSVKHKLDDKHDRLAENRASGGNQIEYEDEDPAVRELFEAELAKAGARSRMPAVTRR; this is translated from the coding sequence ATGTCGATCTCCAACAGCCCCGGCACGATGCGTACCACCTACCAGCAATGGCAGGAGGCGGAAGGCCTCCCGGTCGTCCGCGGCTTCTACGTGGAAGACCTCCGCGGCGTGGAGCTCCGGCCCTGGGCTCGCAAGGGCGGCCAGGGGGCGTTCATCGACATGGAAGGGACGGGGGGAACCAACGCCGCCTACGTCTGCGAGATCCCGCCCGGCGGCAAGCTCGCCCCCCAGCGCCACCTCTACGAGGAGGTCATCTACGTCCTCACCGGCCGCGGCGCCACCTCGGTCTGGCTCGAGGGTGGGCCCCGGCTCACCTTCGAGTGGCAGGCCGGGAGCCTGTTCGCCATCCCGCTCAATGCCTTCCACCAGCACTTCAACGCCTCCGGGACCCAGCCGGCCCGCTACTACGCGGTGACCAGCGCGCCGCTGGTGATGAACCTCTTCCACAACCACGACTTCATCTTCGACAACCCGTTCGTCTTCCGCGACCGGTTCACCGGCGAGCCGGATGCCTTCAGCGGCAAGGGCACGTTTCTGGCCAGCCGGATCTGGGAGGCGAACTTCATCCCCGACGTCAACACCTTCCAGCTCATCGACTGGAAGGAGCGGGGCGCGGGCGGCAGCAACATCATGTTCGAGCTGGCCAACAACACCCTCATCGCCCACATCTCCGAGTTCCCGGTCGGGACCTACAAGAAGGCGCACCGCCACGGGCCGGGCGCCAACGTCATCATCCTGTCCGGCCAGGGCTACTCCCTGCTCTGGCCCGACGGCCAGCCCTGGACCAAAGTGGACTGGCACGACGGGAGCGTCTTCGTGCCGCCCGACTACTGGTGGCACCAGCACTTCAACGCCGGTCCGACCCCGGCGCGCTACCTGGCCATCCGCTGGGGCAGTGTCAAGCACAAGCTCGACGACAAGCACGACCGCCTGGCCGAGAACCGGGCGAGCGGCGGGAACCAGATCGAGTACGAGGACGAGGACCCCGCCGTCCGGGAGCTGTTCGAGGCCGAGCTGGCCAAGGCGGGCGCCCGAAGCCGCATGCCAGCCGTGACCCGGCGCTGA
- a CDS encoding ABC transporter substrate-binding protein: MTRLRLTLACCDYDRTLALRTGAVRPQGVELNVLTLSPEETFYRMGRFREFDVAEFSLSTYTVLRGRGEPIVAIPAFPSQMFRHGAIFVRGDAGIREPGDLRGKRVGVPKYHMTAAVWVRGILEDEYGVAPKDLVWFEGGEGAKVKEVDVTLPGEIRRQAVPADRNLGDMVAAGELDAFIGARRPATFGGDAGRVRRLFPDFRRAERAYYEKTGIFPIMHTVVVREELAREHPWLPRSLYDAFIEAKRLAYGRLEQSFGLPYALPWVLAEAEETRALMGDDPFPYGVARTRKALGVLAGYTHRQGLAPRRLAIEEMFWESTLDT, from the coding sequence ATGACCCGACTCCGCCTCACCCTCGCGTGCTGCGACTACGACCGGACGCTGGCGCTCCGGACGGGCGCCGTTCGACCCCAGGGCGTCGAGCTGAACGTGCTCACGCTGTCCCCCGAGGAGACCTTCTATCGCATGGGACGATTCCGCGAGTTCGACGTCGCGGAGTTCTCGCTCTCCACCTACACCGTGCTCCGGGGCCGCGGCGAGCCGATCGTCGCCATTCCCGCCTTCCCATCCCAGATGTTCCGCCACGGCGCCATCTTCGTGCGCGGCGACGCCGGCATCCGGGAGCCCGGGGACCTCCGCGGCAAGCGCGTGGGGGTGCCGAAGTACCACATGACGGCGGCGGTGTGGGTCCGCGGGATTCTCGAAGACGAGTACGGCGTGGCGCCGAAGGACCTCGTGTGGTTCGAGGGCGGGGAGGGCGCGAAGGTCAAGGAGGTGGACGTGACGCTGCCGGGGGAGATCCGGCGGCAGGCGGTACCCGCCGACCGGAACCTCGGCGACATGGTGGCGGCGGGGGAACTGGACGCCTTCATCGGAGCCCGCCGGCCGGCGACCTTCGGCGGGGACGCCGGGCGCGTCCGCCGGCTGTTCCCGGACTTCCGGCGCGCGGAGCGGGCCTACTACGAGAAGACGGGCATCTTCCCCATCATGCACACGGTCGTGGTGCGCGAGGAGCTGGCCCGGGAGCACCCGTGGCTGCCGCGCAGCCTCTACGACGCGTTCATCGAGGCGAAGCGGCTCGCCTATGGACGGCTCGAGCAGTCGTTCGGGCTTCCCTATGCCCTGCCGTGGGTCCTGGCCGAGGCCGAGGAGACGCGGGCCCTCATGGGTGACGACCCCTTTCCCTACGGCGTCGCCCGCACCCGCAAGGCCCTGGGGGTCCTGGCCGGCTACACCCACCGCCAGGGTCTCGCCCCGCGCCGCCTCGCGATCGAGGAGATGTTCTGGGAGTCGACGCTGGACACGTAG
- a CDS encoding DUF1932 domain-containing protein, translating into MAELTLAVLHPGEMGAAVAACARSRGARVVWASEARSAATHARATAAGLRDLGTLGALVEASDVVLAVCPPHGALDLARAVAGHRFRGIYVDANAVSPDTARQIGVIVEAGGATFVDGGIVGPPPGAGASTRLYLSGKDAERIATAFAGSHLHTVVLDGPVGAASALKVCYAAWTKGANALVAAIRALAAREAVDRILADEWQLSQPDLLKRSEGVRPSARKAWRWIAEMEEIAAAFASAGLPDGFHRAAAQVYRRLEPYKDAASPPTLEAITRSLLLDAAPEGAADAPSENSPR; encoded by the coding sequence ATGGCGGAGCTGACCCTGGCCGTTCTGCATCCCGGTGAGATGGGTGCCGCGGTGGCGGCGTGCGCCCGGTCCCGCGGCGCGCGCGTGGTGTGGGCGTCGGAGGCGCGCAGCGCGGCGACGCACGCGCGGGCGACCGCCGCCGGGCTCAGGGACCTCGGGACGCTCGGCGCCCTCGTCGAGGCGAGCGACGTCGTGCTCGCGGTCTGCCCGCCGCACGGCGCCCTGGACCTCGCCCGCGCGGTGGCCGGGCACCGGTTCCGGGGCATCTACGTGGACGCCAACGCGGTGTCGCCGGACACCGCCCGGCAGATCGGGGTGATCGTCGAGGCCGGCGGCGCGACCTTCGTGGATGGCGGCATCGTCGGGCCGCCTCCGGGAGCCGGCGCCAGCACGCGCCTCTACCTCTCCGGCAAGGACGCCGAGCGCATCGCCACGGCATTCGCGGGCAGCCACCTCCACACGGTCGTGCTCGATGGCCCCGTCGGGGCCGCCTCGGCCCTGAAGGTGTGCTACGCGGCCTGGACGAAGGGTGCGAACGCGCTCGTCGCGGCCATTCGCGCGCTGGCCGCGCGCGAGGCTGTCGATCGCATCCTGGCCGACGAGTGGCAGCTCTCGCAGCCGGACCTGCTGAAGCGATCGGAAGGGGTGCGGCCGAGCGCGCGGAAGGCGTGGCGATGGATCGCCGAGATGGAGGAGATCGCGGCGGCGTTCGCCAGCGCCGGGTTACCCGACGGCTTTCACCGGGCGGCTGCGCAGGTCTACCGGCGGCTCGAGCCGTACAAGGACGCCGCCTCGCCGCCGACGCTCGAGGCGATCACGCGGTCACTCCTCCTGGACGCGGCCCCGGAGGGGGCCGCCGACGCCCCCTCCGAAAATAGCCCCCGCTAG
- a CDS encoding periplasmic heavy metal sensor, whose amino-acid sequence MATRHAVALAALASLATSAPAAAAPVPDIAATAEVSPPSAPAAHGQHRGMWRPHRGRIGPVSFLLRHRAELALSTQQVERLEQLRLDATRDLIRRGADLRVAELELAALRRAEPVDLAQVEPKLRDIERMRTEFRLARIRATEAAKAQLTPDQRSKLRTLLDERARHHRPRGAAAPTPA is encoded by the coding sequence ATGGCCACCCGTCACGCTGTCGCACTGGCTGCACTCGCCTCGCTGGCGACCTCGGCGCCGGCCGCCGCCGCGCCGGTGCCCGACATCGCCGCCACCGCCGAGGTGTCCCCACCCTCCGCGCCAGCCGCTCACGGCCAGCACCGGGGTATGTGGAGGCCGCACCGGGGACGCATCGGCCCGGTCAGTTTCCTGCTGCGGCATCGCGCCGAGCTGGCTCTGTCCACCCAGCAGGTCGAGCGTCTGGAGCAGCTGCGGCTCGACGCGACTCGCGATCTCATTCGCCGGGGCGCCGATCTCCGGGTGGCCGAGCTGGAGCTGGCGGCCCTCCGTCGGGCCGAGCCCGTCGACCTGGCGCAGGTCGAGCCGAAGCTTCGCGACATCGAGCGGATGCGCACCGAGTTCCGCCTCGCCCGGATCCGGGCGACCGAGGCCGCCAAGGCCCAGCTCACGCCGGACCAGCGCTCGAAGCTTCGCACCCTGCTCGACGAGCGGGCGCGGCATCATCGCCCGCGCGGTGCCGCGGCTCCGACCCCGGCCTAG
- a CDS encoding xanthine dehydrogenase family protein molybdopterin-binding subunit, protein MTDPVIGRSAERQDAREKVTGRARYTADLHVPGMVDGKILRSPYPHARILDIDTREADALPGVIAIVTAADLADLDPYYGHAVRDQPVLAIERARFAGEPVAAVAAADERTAAEAVRRIVVRWDPLPAVGSVDEALAPGAPVLQEPRSRSTLFPDVQDVAPDLTRNICHHFAYRRGDPEAAFRDADLVFDDTFTLPGVHHHPLEPHGAIAHHQGGELTVWAGTQYPFATRQMLAEMFGLPQSRVRVVVPYVGGGFGCRELMGAAPLAAVLSRKARRPVRVLFSAEETARTLCRHGGRVRIRTAVRRDGTLVGRRAEIHLDTGAYSDQGPRVAKKAGYRVIGPYRIPHVEVHAYAVFTNTVPAGAYRGFGTSQVCWAYESQMDTIAAALGLDPVAFRLRNLLERGEEYAPGDRPVDSDLGAALARLADQVGWARARAEGAGVGVACALKDGGGTRTSSTAIVRLHRDASATVLASSVEIGQGVRTVLAQIAAAELGLEPSRVAVPAPDTALTPFDQRTNASRATTLLGHAVQEAARSVAGQVRAIAAEALAVPPEACRLEDGGVVADGRRLGLGEVIQRFFRDAGGELIGHGYYRPAAERSTLGATTSFWEVGLGAAVVSVDRETGVVTIDRYVTLCDPGRAINPAGVEGQDLGGAMMGLGPTLFEALVYQDGQLVNASLVDYRVPLFPDLPEIFEAVILEGGGGPGPHGAKGVAEGSIIPVAPAIANAVAAATGVRIRDLPLTPERVWRALRAPS, encoded by the coding sequence GTGACCGACCCGGTCATCGGCCGGTCCGCCGAGCGACAGGACGCCCGTGAGAAGGTCACCGGGCGGGCGCGGTATACCGCGGACCTCCACGTCCCCGGGATGGTGGACGGAAAGATCCTCCGCAGCCCGTACCCGCACGCGCGGATCCTCGACATCGACACGCGGGAGGCCGACGCGCTCCCCGGCGTGATCGCGATCGTCACCGCCGCCGACCTGGCGGACCTCGATCCCTACTACGGCCACGCGGTGCGCGACCAGCCCGTCCTCGCCATCGAGCGCGCCCGCTTCGCCGGCGAGCCGGTCGCGGCGGTGGCGGCGGCCGACGAGCGTACCGCGGCCGAGGCGGTGCGACGGATCGTCGTCCGCTGGGATCCGCTCCCAGCCGTCGGCAGCGTGGACGAGGCGCTGGCGCCCGGCGCGCCGGTCCTGCAGGAGCCGCGGTCCCGCTCGACGCTCTTCCCGGACGTGCAGGACGTCGCGCCCGACCTCACGCGCAACATCTGCCACCACTTCGCCTACCGGCGCGGGGATCCGGAGGCGGCCTTCCGCGACGCCGACCTCGTCTTCGACGACACGTTCACGCTCCCGGGGGTCCACCACCACCCGCTCGAGCCTCATGGCGCCATCGCTCACCATCAGGGTGGCGAGCTGACCGTGTGGGCGGGCACCCAGTATCCGTTCGCCACCCGGCAGATGCTCGCCGAGATGTTCGGCCTCCCGCAGAGCCGGGTGCGGGTCGTCGTGCCGTACGTCGGCGGCGGGTTCGGCTGCCGGGAGCTCATGGGGGCGGCGCCGCTGGCGGCGGTGCTCAGCCGGAAGGCCCGTAGGCCCGTGCGCGTCCTCTTCTCGGCCGAAGAGACGGCGCGGACGCTCTGCCGTCACGGCGGTCGGGTGCGGATCCGGACCGCCGTGCGCCGCGACGGCACGCTCGTGGGCCGCCGCGCGGAGATCCACCTCGACACCGGCGCCTATTCCGACCAGGGCCCGCGCGTCGCCAAGAAGGCCGGCTATCGGGTGATCGGGCCGTATCGCATCCCCCACGTCGAGGTGCACGCCTACGCGGTCTTCACCAACACCGTCCCGGCCGGCGCCTATCGAGGCTTCGGCACCTCGCAGGTGTGCTGGGCATACGAGTCGCAGATGGACACGATCGCCGCGGCGCTCGGTTTGGATCCGGTGGCCTTCCGGCTCCGGAACCTCCTCGAGCGGGGCGAGGAATACGCCCCGGGCGACCGGCCTGTCGACAGCGACCTCGGAGCCGCCCTCGCCAGGCTGGCCGACCAGGTCGGCTGGGCCCGGGCCCGCGCGGAGGGCGCGGGCGTCGGCGTCGCCTGCGCGCTGAAGGACGGCGGCGGCACCCGGACCTCGTCGACCGCGATCGTGCGGCTGCATCGGGACGCGAGCGCTACCGTGCTGGCCAGCTCGGTCGAGATCGGCCAGGGCGTCCGCACCGTGCTGGCCCAGATCGCCGCGGCCGAGCTGGGGCTCGAGCCATCGCGGGTCGCGGTCCCCGCGCCCGACACCGCGCTCACGCCCTTCGACCAGCGCACGAACGCCAGCCGGGCCACCACGCTTCTCGGTCACGCCGTCCAGGAGGCCGCCCGGTCCGTGGCCGGGCAGGTCCGCGCGATCGCCGCCGAGGCCCTCGCCGTGCCGCCCGAGGCCTGCCGGCTCGAGGACGGCGGCGTGGTCGCGGATGGCCGGCGCCTGGGCCTCGGCGAAGTCATCCAGCGCTTCTTCCGGGACGCCGGCGGCGAGCTGATCGGCCACGGCTACTACCGCCCGGCCGCCGAGCGCAGCACGCTCGGCGCCACCACGAGCTTCTGGGAGGTCGGGCTCGGCGCCGCCGTCGTCTCGGTGGACCGGGAAACGGGGGTCGTCACGATAGACCGGTACGTGACGCTGTGCGACCCCGGCCGGGCCATCAACCCGGCCGGGGTCGAGGGGCAGGATCTGGGGGGCGCGATGATGGGGCTGGGGCCGACGCTCTTCGAGGCGCTGGTGTACCAGGACGGTCAGCTCGTGAACGCGAGCCTGGTCGACTACCGGGTGCCGCTGTTCCCGGACCTGCCGGAGATCTTCGAGGCGGTGATCCTGGAGGGAGGCGGCGGGCCCGGACCCCATGGCGCCAAGGGCGTGGCCGAGGGGAGCATCATCCCGGTGGCGCCGGCCATCGCCAACGCGGTGGCCGCCGCGACCGGCGTCCGCATCCGGGACCTGCCGCTGACGCCCGAGCGCGTGTGGCGCGCCTTACGAGCCCCGAGCTGA
- a CDS encoding LLM class flavin-dependent oxidoreductase — MTTLGFGVGLFPTEPLLTTVGLARLAEDLGFGHVWVGDSQLIWREAYVNLTAATLATTRIVLGTGVTNLVTRDLSVAASAFATLQEAFPRRLVLGVGLGDSAVETLGRKPARLATFELGVQRIRELLAGRDVALESGTIRLKHATGDGVPIYVAASGPKMLELAGRVADGVIVLVGVELDRVRRALDVIRVGARGAGRDPDRLDLVLWVPCAVADDGAREAVKAHVARALNRPLPFALDAGEREVAREIRRTYDYYAHMDRGASQARVVPDWLVDRFAIAGTPAECRAAVKRLDGSGIHQLAIVPYGVGGGDRATTLRRFAAAIMAGGRA, encoded by the coding sequence GTGACGACTCTCGGCTTCGGCGTGGGCCTCTTCCCGACCGAGCCCCTCTTGACCACGGTCGGCCTGGCCCGGCTCGCCGAGGATCTCGGATTCGGCCACGTCTGGGTCGGCGACTCCCAGTTGATCTGGCGCGAGGCCTACGTGAACCTCACCGCGGCCACCCTGGCCACCACCCGGATCGTCCTCGGCACCGGCGTGACCAACCTCGTCACGCGTGATCTCTCCGTCGCCGCCAGCGCGTTCGCCACGCTCCAGGAGGCGTTCCCGCGGCGTCTCGTCCTGGGGGTCGGCCTCGGGGACAGCGCCGTCGAGACCCTGGGCCGGAAACCGGCCCGCCTGGCCACGTTCGAGCTGGGCGTCCAGCGGATCCGGGAGCTCCTCGCCGGGCGGGACGTCGCCCTCGAAAGCGGAACGATCCGACTCAAGCACGCGACTGGCGACGGCGTACCGATCTACGTCGCCGCCAGCGGGCCGAAGATGCTCGAGCTAGCCGGCCGCGTGGCCGACGGCGTGATCGTCCTCGTGGGGGTCGAGCTCGATCGGGTCCGGCGGGCGCTGGACGTGATCCGGGTCGGGGCCCGGGGGGCGGGGCGCGATCCGGACCGACTCGACCTCGTCCTCTGGGTCCCCTGTGCGGTCGCCGACGACGGCGCCCGGGAGGCCGTGAAGGCCCACGTCGCTCGGGCGCTGAACCGGCCGCTGCCCTTTGCCCTCGACGCGGGGGAGCGCGAGGTCGCCCGCGAGATCCGGCGTACCTACGACTATTATGCGCACATGGACCGCGGCGCGAGCCAGGCCCGGGTCGTCCCCGACTGGCTGGTCGACCGGTTCGCCATCGCCGGCACGCCGGCCGAGTGCCGCGCGGCGGTGAAGCGCCTGGACGGGAGCGGCATCCACCAGCTCGCGATCGTCCCGTACGGCGTCGGTGGTGGAGATCGCGCGACGACGCTACGCCGCTTCGCCGCCGCGATCATGGCAGGGGGACGCGCGTGA